The Sphingobacteriales bacterium DNA segment ACATACCGTAGTTCATAATCCCCGAAATTACGCCGTCATACTCTTGTCCGATGCGCGAAGTGAGGTATTCTACCTGTTTGTATTTTACCGAATCGCGCTCGGCTTGTGCGGCGTTGCGCTCCTGCAAGGAGCAATGTTTGGTTTGCTCGGCGAGGTCTTTGGCGTTGGGCAAAGTTTGTTTGTGCAATAATTTCCACAAAATACGATGCACCAACACATCAGGATAGCGGCGTATGGGCGAAGTAAAATGGGTATAATCATCAAAAGCTAATCCGTAATGACCGATATTTTCTACGCCATAATCTGCTTTTGCCATGGTACGCACTCCTAAATTTTCCAATAGATATTGTTCGGGTTTCCCTTTTACCTGTTCAAATAATTTATTGAGCGATTGTGCAATACGCTGTGGGCTGCTTGCATCTACACGGTAGCCGAAACGCGCCGCCATCAGCGCAAATTTTTCCAATTTTTCTTCATCGGGCAGGGCGTGGTTGCGAAATACACCCAGAGTTTGCTGCGCATTTTTATTTTTTTCTTTTTGCTGCATAAAAAATTCCGCCACCGCGCGATTGGCGAGCAACATAAAATCTTCAATGAGCATGTGTGCATCTTTGCGCTCTTTCAAATACACATCAATCGGTTTTCCTTTTTCGTCCAATTTAAATTTTACTTCGGGGGTTTCAAAAGAAATAGAACCCGCCTTGAAGCGGCGTTTGCGCAATTTAGCAGCTAAAGCATCAAAGGTGCGCAATTCAGAAGCCAAATCGCCTTCGCCGCCTTCTATAATTGCCTGTGCTTCTTCGTAAGTAAAACGCCTTTGTGAATGAATAACCGTGCGCGAAAAATGGGTGCGCAGTACTTGTGCATTGGTATTCATTTCAAAAATGGCGGAAAAACAAAATTTGTCTTCGTGCGGGCGCAGCGAACATACTTCGTTGGATAGTTTTTCGGGAAACATCGGCAGCACCCTGTCCACCAAATACACCGAAGTGGCACGCTCGTAGGCTTCGGCATCCAAAGCAGAGCCTTCGGGACAATAATACGATACATCAGCGATGTGTACGCCTATTTCCCAGTTGCCGTTTTCGAGACGTTGGATAGAGAGGGCATCATCAAAATCTTTGGCATCGGCGGGATCAATGGTAAAAGTGGTAATATCTCTGAAATCCACACGGTTTTCTATTTCCTGCTCATCTAAGCGCACCTGAATATTGTCGGCAAATTCCATCACTTCGGGCGGAAAAGCAAGCGGAAAATTATGTGTAATGAGGATAGCCTCCATTTTGGCAAAATGCGGCGATATTTTATTGCCCAGCACTTGCACCACTTCGGCGGTGGGTTTCTTTTGTTGCGGTGCAAATTCAAGGAGCTGAACGGCTACTTTGTCGTTGTTTTTGGCTTGATTTACTTTGTCTGCCGGAATAATAAAATCGTAGGGAATACGCAGATTATCGGGTATGGCGATGGTTTTGCTGCGGAATACGCGCAAAGTGGCGGGATACAATCTGCTTTTGCGCTGCACCACTTCCACAATTTCTCCTTCGCGGCGGTCGCTGTTGCGGCGTTGTGGCAACAAACGGGCACGCACGCGGTCGCCATCAAGGGCGTTGAGTACTTTGGAAGAAGAAATAAATATATCTCTTTCTAATCCCTCTACCGTCAAAAAAGCATTGCCGTTTTGTGTAACTTCTATGATTCCCTCTAAAAGATTAGCATTTTTAGAGCCTGCTTTGGTATTGTTTTTCAGGGTTTGCTGAAACATTTGTGCCTGACGGTTCTTATGAATATTGACATAAAAACGGCTGTCATCTGTAGCAAATATTTCGCCTTTTAGTGTCATCGCCTGCAATATATTGGCAATATCGGCTTTGGATACTTGGGGCAAAGCAACTTGCTTGATAAGTTGGCGAAATGTCCAGCCTTCGGTAGGGTATTTTTTAAAAACTTGTCGTATGGCTTCGCGCAATTGTTGCGGAGAGGTAGATTTAGGAGTCGCTCTTTTTTTATTTCTCATGTAATTTTTATCGGTGCTGAAGAGATTTAGCGCGCAAATTAAGGCAAAGTTTGCACTTTTGCATTTGTAATGTCTCAAACAAATACGCCTTCGCGCTCGCTGAATGCTTTTTTCTATTTTGCGGGTCAGATAATAAACATTGTTGTCAGTATTTTGTTCGCGCCGTTTTTGGCACGCACGCTCCCTTTGCACGACTACGGTTTGTATGGGCAAGCGGTGATGATAGGCGAAACTTTTGCGGTGCTGGCTTCTTACGGTTTTTTGCAGCATGTCAATTTTATGATGCAACACTACGCCCATCGGCAAGCCGCCGCTTATTTTAATATGAAATGGGCAGCTGTTATAGCGGGCGGTGCTTGTATGCTGCTGTGGTGGCTGTTGGCTGTTATTTTGTACCTGCAAGGCAATACAGAGTTGGCGGTACTCAATTGGGTTTATTCGCCATCGGTATTATTGCAAACCATCAATTATGTGCTGGTGGGTATGTTGTTTTTTCAGGGAATGATGCGCCAAACGATGCGCGTGTTTATTACCACCAATGTGCTGCGCATTGTGCTGGTATTTATCAGTATATATTTTTTCAGCAGCTTAAATGGTGTTTTTTTGGTGTTGGTAGCTTTGCGGCTTTTGGAGTGTGTGTGGTTTTTGAGTTTGTTGCCCGCTTCTTTCAAAAGGGCGGCGGCTTTTTCGCCGAAGATAGTGGCTCATTCGCTGCGCACCGCCCTGCCTTTGGGTGTAGCTTCTTTGTTGCAGCTGCTGCCTTTGTATGTGATGAGTTTTTGGGTGAGCTATTGGTGGGGTACGGAGCAATACGCACTCTTTCGGGCAGGAGCGATGGAGGTGTTTTTTGTTTCGTATTTTTCCAACGCCGTCAATACTTCGCTGGGACCCGACATCGCCGCCAAAATCAAAGCAGAGCAATACGCCGCCGCCATCGCACTGAAAAAGCGCGGCTACATGCAGGCGGCTCTCCTCGCCTACCCTATTATTATATGGTGTTTATTTTTTGCAAAATATTTGATCCCTTTATATTTGGGCACTGCTTTTCAGGCTTCGGTTTTTATATTCATTGTGTTCAATTTTATTCTTTTTATCAGGCTTTGGGATTTTAATGATATATTAATTGCCTTACACAAAAGTTCGCGGATTATGGCGGTGTATGCCCTGATAGTGGCGATGGTGAGCGTGGCGGGATATTTTGCAGTACAGCACTACGCACTCAAAGGAGCTATTATCACAGTAACACTTGCCAACGGCATTGCTTTAATCATACTTTTATTATCAGTAGCGGCTCATACGGGCATTGCGCTGTATTTTTTTGCAGATATTAAAAAACTTTCATTTCTGATATTCATCGCATTGCTGCTTTCTTGGGTTTCTTTGCAGATTAATTACCAGTATTCTGAAAATTTTTATATGATATTTTTATCCTTTTTCATCTACATATCTTTAATTTATGTATTTTTGTTAAAAATCCGTTGGTTAGATATTACGATGTACCGACAAGTGATTGAAAAATTTCCGAAAGGAAAAAAAATATATCACTTTCTATTAAACATATAAAGCATATTTAAAATAATTAACCTCATAACCTTCTTTTTTATATGAAAAAATTATTTTTACATAATAGTTTATTTACTTTATTGAGTATTGCTGCCAGCCATTCTTTAGTGACAGCACAAACCTGTGTAGGCACTGCCACGCTCACTGTAAGCATTGCGCCCTGCACCTGCCCTGCCAGCCTCAACTTTGTGAATGGCTCCAACGATTATATCAGTGGCAACAATGTAGAAAATGAATCTTCGGGCAATATCACGGCAACCAACGTTATCAATGCCGGAGCTACTATCGTTTATGATTGCGGCATTACTTCCTATGTGCGCCTCAATCCGGGGTTCTGGGCAAAATCCGGCAGTTTTTTCCGTGCCTATCCCGATGGTTGCGGCGGTGTGCTCAAACCCACCGATACCGCCGAACCAATTTTGAGTGAAGTGCCTGCCGTCGCCAAAACACAAAACCCTGCCGCCGAAACACCAACAACTGCCGCCTTGTCTGCCTTCCCCAACCCCGCCCACGATGAAGTAAACATCAGCATTACGGTGCAGGAGGCGGGTACTGCTTTGGTGCAACTCTTCGATATACAAGGAAAACTGACACGCGAAATATTTTCGGGCAATACAGAAGCCGGCATACATCAGTTTCAAGTACCCCTCAAATCGCTGCCTTCGGGTGTGTATGTAGTGCGCTATGTACAGGAAAATATTGTTAAAAACCTGAAATTGATAGTGCAGCAGCCTTAAAGATTTTATATTTTTAAGATTATCTTCCTAATAAAGCCAAAACAACTGTGGTGACCAGTATCGCGGTTGCCTTGGTAACGGTATATGTACTTTTCATAAGCAATCATTTAAATTTAGTTTATAGTATATTTTTTTACAAATAATTGCAAATCAATTATTTGTAAAAACTAAAAATTAATTACTAAAAACTATCCACTATTTGCTATTTCTTCAAAACACTAAAAATAAATTAATGAAAATGAAAAAGATTTTGTTCTCGTTTTTTCTGTATCTGTCATCTATTGCCTTGTTTGCGCAAAATTATCCCCAAATTTGGGAAGCGCGTGGTATAGGTGGTGGCGGAGCTTGGTTTGGTGTCAGCATCAACCCTCAAAATGATAACGAATTTTGTTTGGGCACGGATATGACCGGCTTATATCGCACCGATAATTTTGGATTAAGCTACGAAATGGTACATTTTGAAGAGGTACGAGCAAATCCGCTTTCTGTCGTGCAATATACCAACGACCCTTTGGTGCGCTATATCTTAAGCAGCGACCCTGTAAATGGTGGACATTTTCCTAAAAAAAGCATAGATGGAGGTATTACATGGAGCACTATTACCGACCCCACCGGCGACAATAGTGCATATCATTTGTTGGCAAATCCTTATAACACCAACGAGCTTATTATTACAGACTATTGGAATTTATACTTTTCAAACGATGGCGGAAGCACCTTTTCGTTGAAATATACTACCAACAGTACCGAAAGTGCAGGTGCAGGTATCCATGTGGGGGGTGCTTTTTGGGACAACAATAATAATATTTATATAGCCACTACCTTTGGAATAATAACGTCCACGAATGGAGGAACAACATTTTCTTTAAGTGCTCCCACTGGTTTTGGTGCCGGAGAAGTATTATTATCGTTTGCCGCTGCCAAAGAAGGTACAGAAACTAAATTTTGGTGTGTGACCGCCAGTGCAGGTGATATTTATGCAGGTGTCGTGCCTTATGATTTTAGCAATCAAGTATCAAAAATTTATACAAAAAAATCAAATCAAAGCAACTGGACCTTAAAAAACACAGGCGTACAGTCTGCTGATATGCTATATTTTATACGCTGTGCTGTCAATGACACGTCTATTGCGTATGTTGGAGGAGGGAATAGCAATCCTATTGTTCTAAAAACTTCTAATGGTGGCAATAGTTGGTCTCACATATTCTTAAGTGCCAATAATCAAAATATTGCCACCGGCTACTGCGGTCAAAATGGTGATTTTGCTTGGGGTTGGGCTGAATTGGTTCTAACAATGGATGTTGCTCCTAATAATGCGAACAAAATAGTAATAGCAGATTATGGTTTTGTACATACAAGTACCAATGGAGGAATTACATGGCAGCAAGCTTATAACGATGCAGCCGACCAAAATGCGGTGGGTAGTATTACTCCTAAGGGAAGTGATTATCACTCTATCGGCTTGGAAAATACAAGCAGTTGGCAAATATTTTGGATTGACAGCTTAAATACATGGACTTGTTATTCAGACATTCGCGGCATTAGAAGCAATGACGGGGCTTATTCGCACAATTTTAATTATACAGGACAGCCCTATAATTCTTCTTATCGTGTTGTCAAAAATATCGCCAACAATACCTTGTATCTTGCTACCTCATCCGTACACGACCTTTATGAAAGCACAAGATTGGGCAGTGCCTTAGATGCTACTGCCAACACGGGCGAAGTGCTCTATTCAAGCAATAATGGGGCTACTTGGCAAACCCTGCATAATTTCAGCGATATTGTTGCCTGGGTTGCTACCAATCCGAATAATTCAAATCAACTGTATGCAAGTGTAGTTAATAGCGTAAATGGCAATGGCGGAGTGTGGGTATCCAATAACATTAATTTAGGTGCAAGCAGCACTTGGAGCAAATTGCCCAATCCTCCGAATACACAAGGACGACCTTTTAATATCATAGTTTTAAATGACGATAAAGTTCTTGTTTCGTATTCAGCACGCCGCAACCCTGATTTTACTTCCAGTTCCGGTATTTTCTTATATGACCCTGTCAGCAATACTTGGCAAGATAAAAGCACTTCTGTTATGCGCTACTGGACAAGAGACGTGGTGATAGATCCTTTTGATACTTTACAAAATACTTGGTATGCCTGTGTTTATAAAAGTTGGGGTACGACCAGCGGACCGGGCGGGCTGTTTAAAACAACCGATCGCGGTACTACATGGACAGAAATCGGCGCATTTGAATATGTAGGTTCTGCTTCTATCAATCCTAACAATTCCAACCAAATGTATGTTTGTACGGAAACAGAGGGGCTTTGGTTTTCGGAAAACATCAATGATACTAATCCCACATTTACCCAAACAAATTATCCTTTCCACCATCCTCAACGTGTATTTTTTAATCCATATAAGGAAACCGAAGTTTGGGTTACAAATTTTGGCAATGGGTTGCGTGTAGGCAATATAGATTGTATAGCCCCTGAACCTGCTATTTCCGGCAACAGTTCCGTGTGTGCCAATCAATTTTATACTTATCAAGTAGCGGCGGTATCGGGTGCTACTTACAATTGGACAGTGAGTGGAGGTACTATTCAGTCGGGGCAAGGTACTAATACCATAGAAGTATTATGGAACAACGGAGCTGTCGGCACTGTTCAGATACAACAAAATAATCCTTGATTAAAGCGAAAATATTTTAGCATAAGTAGTTGGTTTTATTTAGTTTATATTATTTTTAATCAAAATTTTACTATCAAAAAATTGATTTTCAGTTAGTTAAATTATTTAGTCATCAATTAAATAAATCGCAAATAAATGTGAATTAGCACTTACCTATTATGAAAGAGGTATAGTATTAAAAAAACAGAAAGGGCTGTGAGGTAAAAAAACTCACAGCCCTTTTTTGTTTTTTTGTATTATGCCAATTTAGTACGCTTGGACAGATATGGCAACAACACTTGTGTAAAATCCTTATTGATGTCGGCTTCTACAAAGTCTATACGATATTGCGCACATTTGAGCTGTAGATTTTTCTTAAATTTTTCCATTTGCTCCACATAAAAACCTCGCACCTGATTGGGTTGCAGACGCACTTCTTCGCCGTTTTCCATATCAATAAAACGATAAGGACGGTTTTCAAATTCAAACTCTATTTCGTGCTTGCCATCTACTACATGAAAAAGCACTACTTCGTGTTTGTTGTATTTCAAATGCTGCAAAGCCGCAAATAAGGCTTCATTTTCAGTACCTTCATCGAGCATATCGCTAAAAATGAGTACCAAAGAGCGTTTGTGGATATTATCGGCTATTTCGTGCAGGCATTTGGCGGCTGATGTTTTTCGCTGTGTGGGCGGCTTCTCCAAATATCGCTCCAAGGTACTTATGAGCAAATTGTGGTGTATGGTCGTAGACTTGCAGGGCGTATGTGCCTCCACTTCGTCCGAAAACAAAGACAAGCCCACCGCATCGCGTTGTTTTTTGAGCAGGTGCATCACCGCCGCCGCCGCCGCCGCCGAAAAACGAAATTTATTGATGGGTTTCAAATGCGGCTGCTCGGGATTTTCGGGATAAAACATAGAAGAGGAGCAATCTATCACCAACTGGCAACGCAAATTGGTTTCTTCTTCGTAGCGTTTTACAAATACTTTATCGGTGCGGGCATACACTTTCCAGTCTACATTTTTGAGCGAATCGCCGATATTATACAGACGATGCTCGGCAAATTCCACCGAAAAACCGTGAAAAGGGCTTTTGTGCAAACCTATCATAAATCCTTCCACTACCTGACGGGCAAGCAGTTCGAGGCTGTCAAATTGGTGCAGTTCGTTGAGGGTGACGAAATTGGTATTCATATTATATATAAATCAAAAAAACAAGGCTGTAAAAAGCACGGTTTCAAAAAAAACCGCTAAATCCTTGCCATGTTTAATTGGTATTTGTTTTTTTTACTTTTAAATTCAATAAATACAGTTTAAAGAAAGATTGAAAATATTTTTCAACAAGGAGAAGAAAAAAAATATCCCCTTAGATGAGTAGTTAATATTTATCATTTCATTTAAAGGTATCAAGTTTTTTTCCACATCAGTATTTCACCCGTAATTTCAGCAACTTTATTCCCTGAAATTGTCCGACAACACTTTGAAAGTGGTGCGGCGGTTTTCCTGATGTTCTTCTTCGCTGCAAGCAACACCATTGGCACAACGATTCACCAATTGTGTTTCGCCATAGCCGCGTGCCAACAATCGGCGGGCATCAACGCCTTTGCTGCTCAGGTAAGTGACCACCGCCTGCGCCCGCGCCTGCGACAACTCCTCGTTGTAGGCATCAGAGCCGCGCGAGTCGGTATGTGAGCCAAACTCTACCACGATGCGCGGGTTTTCCTGGAGCAATTTCACCACCTCATCTAAAACTGGTTGCGCATCGGCACGAATATCGGATTTATCCAAATCGTAGTAAATGTTGGGAATAACGACTTGCTGCTGCTTGAATATTCTGTCCAAAACAATTTGTACCTCAATAGTATCGCTCTGTGCGCCGCTTTTTACGGTTTCGGAACGACTGAAAAAAGTAGGTGCTTCGGCAAACACGCGATACTCACTATTGGCTTCTACGGGCAGAAAAAAACGTCCGTTTTCGTCAGCTGTAAAACGTGTGGATAAGGTGCTTTCCAAATTCAGCCCCAATATTTGTACGGCTGCATTTGGCAAAGGAGCATTGTGCAAAAAACGACTTTGCGGGTTGGTATCGTCTTCAAATACTTTTTGCAGTATTTCTCCTTTTAAATAAATGGCAATAGCCGGCGGCAAAGTATCTATTTTTGCCGGAATGGTATCTGTGGGCGGCGGCGTGGCAGGAATTTGATTAGAGAGCACATAAATATCATCATTGCCCATACCGCCCCTGCGCGAAGAAGAAAAATAGCCCAAAGGTGTTTTATTGGCAAGAGCAGCCGTATTGAGTGGCGCAATGAGCGTGAGCGCGAAATCATCTGCCCCCGAATTAAGGGGTGCTTTGAGATTTTGAACATTTGTCCAGCGTTTGCCGTTTTTTTCTGCCGAAAAAATATCCAAACCACCCATACCGTCGTGTCCGTCCGAAGCAAAATAGAGCGTACCGTTTTTGTCTATATACGGAAATCCTTCGTAGCCCGCCGTATTAATATCAGCTCCCAAATTGCGCGGATAGCCCCACGAACCGTCTTTGAGCAATTCGCTGACGTATAAATCCTTGTCGCCGAAACCATCGGGGGGGGCGGCGGCGAAATACAGCAGTTTGCCATCGGTACTCAAAAAAGGTTGCCCTGTGTTGATGCTGTCGGCTTCAAAAAGCAGTACAAGTTCGGGGCGGCTCCAACGGTTGTTTTCTTTGCGGAAAGCGCGGTAAATATGGCAATAGTCGTCATTTTTGTTTTCGCTGCCGCATTGGGTAAAATATACAGTGTTGTTGTCGGCACTAAAAGTCGCCGTACCTTCGTTGTAGGGTGTATTGAGGGAATCGCCAAAAGCCACCGCCGCCGTATAGAGGTCGGCAGCACCGTTGCGGTCGGCAACGAAGAGGTCGCTGTGTTGCTCGCCAGTCCAGTCGTAGGTACTACCTTGTGCGGTGGCGCGTGCCGAAGTGAATACGAGGCTGTTGCGATTATAAACAACAGGTGCAAAATCGGAAGCGGGCGAATTAACAGAAATGAGGTTGTCGCTGATGAAAGCGTTTTTTTCTTTGAGCCACTGCAAAGCCTGTTGGCAGGCGATGATTTGCGCTTTTGCTTTGGCGCGCTCAACGGGGTTGTTGGCGGCATATTCTTTAAATTGTTGAAGGGCTTGCTCGTATTTTTCGTTGCTTTTGAGCATCAGAGCGTATTTAAAAGGCAGT contains these protein-coding regions:
- the rnr gene encoding ribonuclease R: MRNKKRATPKSTSPQQLREAIRQVFKKYPTEGWTFRQLIKQVALPQVSKADIANILQAMTLKGEIFATDDSRFYVNIHKNRQAQMFQQTLKNNTKAGSKNANLLEGIIEVTQNGNAFLTVEGLERDIFISSSKVLNALDGDRVRARLLPQRRNSDRREGEIVEVVQRKSRLYPATLRVFRSKTIAIPDNLRIPYDFIIPADKVNQAKNNDKVAVQLLEFAPQQKKPTAEVVQVLGNKISPHFAKMEAILITHNFPLAFPPEVMEFADNIQVRLDEQEIENRVDFRDITTFTIDPADAKDFDDALSIQRLENGNWEIGVHIADVSYYCPEGSALDAEAYERATSVYLVDRVLPMFPEKLSNEVCSLRPHEDKFCFSAIFEMNTNAQVLRTHFSRTVIHSQRRFTYEEAQAIIEGGEGDLASELRTFDALAAKLRKRRFKAGSISFETPEVKFKLDEKGKPIDVYLKERKDAHMLIEDFMLLANRAVAEFFMQQKEKNKNAQQTLGVFRNHALPDEEKLEKFALMAARFGYRVDASSPQRIAQSLNKLFEQVKGKPEQYLLENLGVRTMAKADYGVENIGHYGLAFDDYTHFTSPIRRYPDVLVHRILWKLLHKQTLPNAKDLAEQTKHCSLQERNAAQAERDSVKYKQVEYLTSRIGQEYDGVISGIMNYGMFVMLEANYCEGLVPIESLTDDQYYHDEREMALVGVRRKRIYRLGSRVRVRVMSADLESVRSEFELLEKKNTKGA
- a CDS encoding oligosaccharide flippase family protein, whose translation is MSQTNTPSRSLNAFFYFAGQIINIVVSILFAPFLARTLPLHDYGLYGQAVMIGETFAVLASYGFLQHVNFMMQHYAHRQAAAYFNMKWAAVIAGGACMLLWWLLAVILYLQGNTELAVLNWVYSPSVLLQTINYVLVGMLFFQGMMRQTMRVFITTNVLRIVLVFISIYFFSSLNGVFLVLVALRLLECVWFLSLLPASFKRAAAFSPKIVAHSLRTALPLGVASLLQLLPLYVMSFWVSYWWGTEQYALFRAGAMEVFFVSYFSNAVNTSLGPDIAAKIKAEQYAAAIALKKRGYMQAALLAYPIIIWCLFFAKYLIPLYLGTAFQASVFIFIVFNFILFIRLWDFNDILIALHKSSRIMAVYALIVAMVSVAGYFAVQHYALKGAIITVTLANGIALIILLLSVAAHTGIALYFFADIKKLSFLIFIALLLSWVSLQINYQYSENFYMIFLSFFIYISLIYVFLLKIRWLDITMYRQVIEKFPKGKKIYHFLLNI
- a CDS encoding T9SS type A sorting domain-containing protein, with the protein product MKKLFLHNSLFTLLSIAASHSLVTAQTCVGTATLTVSIAPCTCPASLNFVNGSNDYISGNNVENESSGNITATNVINAGATIVYDCGITSYVRLNPGFWAKSGSFFRAYPDGCGGVLKPTDTAEPILSEVPAVAKTQNPAAETPTTAALSAFPNPAHDEVNISITVQEAGTALVQLFDIQGKLTREIFSGNTEAGIHQFQVPLKSLPSGVYVVRYVQENIVKNLKLIVQQP
- a CDS encoding DUF58 domain-containing protein translates to MNTNFVTLNELHQFDSLELLARQVVEGFMIGLHKSPFHGFSVEFAEHRLYNIGDSLKNVDWKVYARTDKVFVKRYEEETNLRCQLVIDCSSSMFYPENPEQPHLKPINKFRFSAAAAAAVMHLLKKQRDAVGLSLFSDEVEAHTPCKSTTIHHNLLISTLERYLEKPPTQRKTSAAKCLHEIADNIHKRSLVLIFSDMLDEGTENEALFAALQHLKYNKHEVVLFHVVDGKHEIEFEFENRPYRFIDMENGEEVRLQPNQVRGFYVEQMEKFKKNLQLKCAQYRIDFVEADINKDFTQVLLPYLSKRTKLA
- a CDS encoding OmpA family protein, translated to MKIMPSIKINTVRLYSITAVILLLCGNISCTKLFVPPVDGQQAFDNKSYHLAAQLLENDYNKSSDNTARATLAETIGDACRLSNQTAAAESWYAKAAEHSSNPELPFKYALMLKSNEKYEQALQQFKEYAANNPVERAKAKAQIIACQQALQWLKEKNAFISDNLISVNSPASDFAPVVYNRNSLVFTSARATAQGSTYDWTGEQHSDLFVADRNGAADLYTAAVAFGDSLNTPYNEGTATFSADNNTVYFTQCGSENKNDDYCHIYRAFRKENNRWSRPELVLLFEADSINTGQPFLSTDGKLLYFAAAPPDGFGDKDLYVSELLKDGSWGYPRNLGADINTAGYEGFPYIDKNGTLYFASDGHDGMGGLDIFSAEKNGKRWTNVQNLKAPLNSGADDFALTLIAPLNTAALANKTPLGYFSSSRRGGMGNDDIYVLSNQIPATPPPTDTIPAKIDTLPPAIAIYLKGEILQKVFEDDTNPQSRFLHNAPLPNAAVQILGLNLESTLSTRFTADENGRFFLPVEANSEYRVFAEAPTFFSRSETVKSGAQSDTIEVQIVLDRIFKQQQVVIPNIYYDLDKSDIRADAQPVLDEVVKLLQENPRIVVEFGSHTDSRGSDAYNEELSQARAQAVVTYLSSKGVDARRLLARGYGETQLVNRCANGVACSEEEHQENRRTTFKVLSDNFRE